The proteins below are encoded in one region of Castor canadensis chromosome 6, mCasCan1.hap1v2, whole genome shotgun sequence:
- the Smim10l1 gene encoding small integral membrane protein 10-like protein 1 translates to MAPAAAPPSMAVRAASSAAVTSSYGVFCKGLSRTLLAFFELAWQLRMNFPYFYVAGSVILNIRLQVHI, encoded by the coding sequence ATGGCTCCTGCAGCGGCGCCGCCCTCCATGGCCGTCAGGGCCGCGAGCTCGGCAGCGGTGACCTCTTCGTACGGGGTCTTTTGCAAGGGGCTCTCCCGCACTCTGCTCGCCTTCTTCGAGCTGGCCTGGCAGCTGCGCATGAACTTTCCGTACTTCTACGTCGCAGGCTCGGTGATCCTCAACATCCGCTTGCAGGTACACATTTAG